The nucleotide sequence TGTTGGTAATGTATTCATTTTATCGACAGTTTCTCGTTTTAACTCGTcaaatttgttatttttattattggaATTATTcgttttaaatatattatatgttattGATTTGTGATTGAGAAAATTAACTGGTTCatttatgttatatatttctttgttttttctttcacCTTTTTCAAGATCATCTTCTTTCGCTTCTTTTGTATCTTCTTTTTGTTCTTCCCTTCCAAACTCACTTGAATTATTTGATTTCTCATTAATATACCAATTGATGgaatctatatttttatattcttcttTACACTTTTTATGATAACTTTCGAATTtttctacattttttaaaaaatccTCATTATTAGTATCATCAAAAGAGTTATAACATTCcttatgaatattattgCGTAATAGGCAATCTAATTCTTcaataaatttatcattattctttatttttttaatatcttttataaaaaaattagaatGATCGTTTTCAAAACTTAATTCATCGTTGTTTTTATTGTTGTCGAACAATTTGTTTTCTATGCAAATATCATTTGTTAATGAATTTGATTTTCTTTTATCGCATATATCTTGTGTATTAGTATCATCGACATTTTTTACACATATATTAgtttcattaaaatttgaTACCTTATCATTGTCATTTTCGCTAATAGTTTTTCTAACACATATTTGTGAATTATATTGCTCTTGCTCAAATTTGTTTATGGGGTATTCACCATAATTAGGTATTAAAGcaaaattgtttattttattagtatcctcgtttttatttatacattcttgatttatacttttataaCAGCTTaaaatatctatatttttatcaagtttattattttgaggGAAATATTCTTTATCGTGTTTTGTCTCAATGCTATCATGTTCTAGTTCTATTGTATTCTGGTcattacaaatatttacaatatCTTTTGAGTgagaatttttattatctatattatttatttcttttttcgaTAGATCGAGCTGTGCTTTTTCTGTTATCTTATTGATGAtgtcatttttattttttatttcgtttTCATATTGCATgataatatcattttttttattattctcatcaacatatttttttatttgcttttttaaatttaaattttcttttgtaAGATAGCTAATAATGTTTAAATACTTGtttaaaatgaatttactatttactattttattagtactataattcaatattacttctttatttattaatttcattGCTTCATTGTGTACTTTAACATTACTATTTTTGTTCTCTTTAATCTTATcttgtaattttttattaacaacATCACTaagctttttttttttattcattttgttcaaaaaatgaagaccTTTTTACACATATTTTCTGAATGATACTTTTAAACAGTGGCTTGTCACACGGTGTGTGCAGTGGcgttatattatatatcgATAAAGATagaaagaaataaaaaaaaaattaatcaCATTAGTTAATTCCCCCTTTTCCTACTCTAAACATATCTAAGCATTATTGCCCCATATATTTacacaatatatatttgtctAATCTGCCTAAAGAGGGATTGAGAAACAtgacttttattttttattacaaatatatagtttttgttttctatatttaagCATTACTGAAATAACGAAAAAAACGatcttatattttaacgttaagaaaataaaaatgaataatgaaaaataaattacgCACAAAACGATAcatgaaaaatattgaagtataatataatttcaaGAAAAAGTAGTAAAAGTATAATGGCATTAAGTATAGGgagaaatattattaataaaattttatgcaaaaaatgaagtaatataatagaaaatatttatataaacaaaaaaaaatgtatatattaaaagtaAGACGGCGAAAAAAtcagaaataaataactggatatgcatttataatttatggaaaatttacgaaaataaaataatattaagaattatatcataattataattacttttttattcgtataaaaaataattataatttcatattattatttcaatgaattttttattccataTTACATATCTGCACAACATACACCTATtcctatattattttcaggGGAAAATGGGAGTATTatattatctatatttaaattaaacttcctcattatattataaacaCCTATATATAGCTCCattttattacataaatgataattgTTAGGACACGATAAAACTGCAGTATTTATATCACAATGAAAACATCCAAAATAAACAAAGGATGGTTCAAGACCTCCTAATGTTGCTGACGCTTCACTTTGAATATGATCAACTCCTATACTTATGTTATAAATCTTTAATTCGTCTATTAAAAATGGGAAATCACAATCATCTAAAGAATATGGTGCCCCccctatatatatagggAAATCATTTGTTCTGATTATTCCtgaaattgtaaaaaaaaaggaagtTTGCAATATTCTTTCTATTGATTTAAGAATATTCAAATttccaaaaatatatacctTCAGTGAGAAAACTCGAATCTAAAATTCCATTTACAAATAGccttatataattaatatgcTTAACAACTtgagaaaaaattaagatataattataatcgAAATtaatatggaaaaaatatatatatttttttcttttatttcttattttaGTATTCaatccatttttatttacccGAAATATGATACCACTGATGGTGCCtcaatttaaaattacTCAAAAATTCTTCTCCAGCTTTTAAATGgttattatatgtttatttcatattgatatatgaaaataaacgTGTGCATTTATGtgtgtttatatattttttgagaAAATGAAATGAGAGACgtaaaataatactaataaaaatgtagcATAATACAAATTGAATCAAATAAATTCTATATTTTGGAATTACTAGAGCTAGTAGTGGACGATGTACTCAGAACTGTTTTTATTCTTCCATTCTGTATGTTCAGAAAAAATCAAgctaattttattaattatgcATAAATTTGAGAATTTGGACATGCAAACAACAATAAAGTATACACACgaaatatgaaataattatatagtttttttattttattcatattaattACCTTTGtgtttattaatattgcAGGAGAAAACTCCTGGACTTTTTCTTTAGCTATACCCttttgaaaattaaaatcaattcaattttttattttgtaagaCAAACATTATGAGcgtatataaaatttcttAAATTACTTTGTGGATAACAGGGCAATATTTCCCCTTTTtgctattttttcttcaaaaaaaaattaaaaaaataaaatataagtatgaacatatttttttttcttgttacattattaaatgatCAAATATCTATCGCTAGTTAAGCAAACATTTTTGATGGatcttttttaataaattactTACATAGACAGATCGTCCTctaatatgtataaaaaaaaagtataggAAAAATCTGCACTTTTAAAATACTCATCTGAATGaggaatataaatataattttttcggAATAATCCAGAATTTCTAATTCCACCAAATCCTGATGatgcaaaaaaatttcCTAGTGCATGATTTCTATTGCCACTTGAATCTACTGCCGTTACACTATCGAAATTTATATGCGCAGATAATCctatttaaagaaaatatgtaataataatgtaaattTATTGTCTACTATTTGTTTGTCTCTTTTAAT is from Plasmodium berghei ANKA genome assembly, chromosome: 14 and encodes:
- a CDS encoding secreted ookinete protein, putative, whose translation is MLLFVYKTWYLLFLYIYVKTEIKCDIENHSLPECDVSIDSAICINNGQKILLPQAKPYGLSAHINFDSVTAVDSSGNRNHALGNFFASSGFGGIRNSGLFRKNYIYIPHSDEYFKSADFSYTFFLYILEDDLSIKNSKKGKYCPVIHKGIAKEKVQEFSPAILINTKNGRIKTVLSTSSTTSSTGEEFLSNFKLRHHQWYHISVVKHINYIRLFVNGILDSSFLTEGIIRTNDFPIYIGGAPYSLDDCDFPFLIDELKIYNISIGVDHIQSEASATLGGLEPSFVYFGCFHCDINTAVLSCPNNYHLCNKMELYIGVYNIMRKFNLNIDNIILPFSPENNIGIGVCCADM